The following proteins are co-located in the Pseudomonas sp. ATCC 13867 genome:
- a CDS encoding lipid A biosynthesis lauroyl acyltransferase translates to MDRPTFRREFLHPRHWPLWLGLGVLWLVVQLPYPALLWLGRVLGALMYRVVGSRRAIAARNLELCFPELSAAERKRLLKANFASTGIAFFEMAMSWWWPKARLARLAHIEGLEHLRKAEADGKGVILMAMHFTTLEIGAALLGQVQTIDGMYREHDNPVFDFVQRAGRERHNADATAIEREDVRAMLKVLRAGRAIWYAPDQDYGIKQSIFVPLFGIQAATVTATTKFARLGRAQVCPFTQSRLADGSGYRLTIHPPLEDFPGETEEADCLRVNQWVEQEIRRQPEQYLWAHRRFKSRPEGEPKLYDKKK, encoded by the coding sequence ATGGACCGCCCCACCTTTCGCCGTGAGTTCCTCCATCCCCGCCACTGGCCGCTCTGGCTTGGCCTTGGCGTGCTCTGGCTGGTGGTGCAGTTGCCCTATCCGGCGCTGCTCTGGCTCGGGCGCGTGCTGGGTGCGCTGATGTACCGCGTGGTCGGTAGCCGCCGGGCGATTGCCGCGCGCAACCTGGAGCTGTGCTTCCCGGAACTCTCCGCCGCCGAGCGCAAGCGCCTGCTCAAGGCGAACTTCGCTTCCACCGGCATCGCTTTCTTCGAGATGGCCATGAGCTGGTGGTGGCCGAAGGCGCGCCTGGCCAGGCTGGCGCACATCGAAGGGCTGGAGCACTTGCGCAAGGCCGAGGCCGACGGCAAGGGCGTGATCCTCATGGCCATGCATTTCACCACCCTGGAGATCGGCGCGGCGCTGCTCGGCCAGGTACAGACCATCGACGGCATGTACCGCGAGCACGACAACCCGGTGTTCGACTTCGTCCAGCGCGCCGGCCGCGAGCGGCACAACGCCGATGCCACCGCCATCGAGCGCGAGGACGTGCGCGCCATGCTCAAGGTGCTGCGCGCCGGCCGCGCCATCTGGTACGCGCCGGACCAGGACTACGGCATCAAACAGAGCATCTTCGTGCCGCTGTTCGGCATTCAGGCCGCCACTGTCACCGCCACCACCAAGTTCGCCCGCCTGGGCCGCGCGCAAGTGTGCCCCTTCACCCAGTCGCGCCTGGCCGACGGTTCGGGTTATCGCCTGACCATCCATCCGCCGCTGGAGGACTTCCCCGGCGAGACCGAGGAAGCCGATTGCCTGCGCGTCAACCAGTGGGTCGAGCAGGAAATCCGCCGCCAGCCCGAGCAGTACCTCTGGGCGCACCGCCGTTTCAAGAGCCGCCCCGAAGGCGAACCCAAGCTCTACGACAAGAAGAAGTAG
- the minC gene encoding septum site-determining protein MinC, which translates to MSQADLLDHDPVFQLKGSMLAVTVLELAHNDLPRLDRQLADKVAQAPNFFRDTPLVLALDKLPDGEGQLDLQGVLDICRRHGLRTLAIRASREEDIRLATMFDIPVLPPSGSSRERTVEPKDPATPLTGATPVRRPRSERLSEKVVEQAAGGATVQPENSTGKATEIQAEKSAETQEPITDATPEKPAEPPAPVVRPTKLVTSPVRGGVQIYAAGGDLIVLAPVSPGAELLADGNIHVYGPMRGRALAGVKGDTSARIFCQQLAAELVSIAGNYKVAEDLRRSPQWGQAVHVSLSGDVLNITRL; encoded by the coding sequence ATGAGCCAAGCTGACCTTCTCGACCACGATCCCGTATTCCAGCTCAAGGGCAGCATGCTGGCCGTCACCGTTCTGGAACTGGCCCATAATGACCTGCCGCGCCTGGACCGGCAGCTCGCCGACAAGGTCGCCCAGGCGCCCAACTTCTTCCGTGATACCCCGCTGGTGCTGGCGCTGGACAAGCTGCCCGACGGCGAAGGCCAGCTCGACCTGCAGGGCGTGCTGGACATCTGCCGCCGCCACGGCCTGCGCACCCTGGCCATTCGCGCCAGCCGCGAAGAAGACATCCGCCTGGCCACCATGTTCGATATCCCGGTACTGCCGCCCTCGGGCTCGTCCCGCGAGCGCACCGTGGAACCCAAGGACCCGGCGACCCCGCTGACCGGCGCCACGCCGGTGCGCCGTCCGCGCAGCGAGCGCCTTTCCGAGAAGGTCGTGGAACAGGCTGCTGGCGGCGCTACCGTCCAGCCGGAAAATTCCACCGGGAAAGCGACGGAAATCCAGGCGGAAAAATCCGCCGAAACCCAGGAGCCCATAACGGACGCCACGCCGGAAAAACCGGCCGAACCGCCGGCGCCGGTCGTCCGCCCGACCAAGCTGGTCACCAGTCCGGTGCGCGGCGGCGTGCAGATCTACGCCGCCGGCGGCGACCTGATCGTCCTGGCTCCCGTCAGTCCCGGCGCGGAACTTCTCGCCGACGGCAATATCCATGTTTACGGTCCGATGCGCGGACGAGCCCTGGCCGGTGTCAAGGGCGACACCAGCGCGCGGATTTTCTGCCAGCAACTGGCCGCGGAACTCGTGTCCATCGCTGGAAACTACAAGGTCGCCGAAGACCTTCGACGCAGTCCGCAATGGGGGCAGGCGGTGCATGTCAGCCTGTCGGGTGACGTGTTGAACATCACCCGCCTTTAA
- the minD gene encoding septum site-determining protein MinD, protein MAKILVVTSGKGGVGKTTTSAAIGTGLALRGHKTVIVDFDVGLRNLDLIMGCERRVVYDFVNVINGEASLTQALIKDKRLENLYVLAASQTRDKDALTLEGVGKVMEELKQTFDYIICDSPAGIEKGAHLAMYYADEAIVVTNPEVSSVRDSDRMLGLLASKSARAEKGEDAIKEHLLLTRYNPERVTKGEMLGVEDVEEILAIRLLGVIPESQAVLKASNQGVPVILDEESDAGQAYSDAVERLLGKEMPHRFLDVQKKGFLQRLFGGRE, encoded by the coding sequence TTGGCCAAGATCCTCGTAGTCACTTCCGGTAAGGGTGGCGTCGGTAAAACCACCACCAGCGCAGCCATCGGCACCGGCCTGGCCCTGCGCGGCCACAAGACCGTCATCGTCGACTTCGACGTGGGCCTGCGTAACCTCGACCTGATCATGGGCTGCGAACGCCGCGTGGTGTATGACTTCGTCAACGTCATCAACGGCGAAGCCTCCCTGACCCAGGCCCTGATCAAGGACAAGCGCCTGGAGAACCTCTACGTCCTGGCCGCCAGCCAGACCCGTGACAAGGACGCCCTGACTCTGGAAGGCGTCGGCAAGGTCATGGAAGAGCTGAAGCAGACCTTCGACTACATCATCTGCGACTCCCCGGCCGGCATCGAGAAAGGTGCCCACCTGGCCATGTACTACGCCGACGAGGCGATCGTCGTGACCAACCCGGAAGTCTCCTCGGTCCGCGACTCCGACCGCATGCTCGGCCTGCTGGCCAGCAAGTCGGCCCGCGCCGAGAAGGGCGAGGACGCGATCAAGGAGCACCTGCTGCTGACCCGTTACAACCCCGAGCGCGTCACCAAGGGCGAAATGCTCGGCGTCGAAGACGTCGAGGAAATCCTGGCCATCCGCCTGCTCGGCGTGATCCCGGAATCCCAGGCGGTGCTCAAGGCGTCCAACCAGGGCGTCCCGGTCATCCTCGACGAAGAGAGTGATGCCGGCCAGGCTTACAGCGACGCGGTAGAGCGCTTGCTGGGTAAAGAGATGCCGCATCGATTCCTCGATGTGCAGAAGAAAGGATTCCTGCAACGACTGTTCGGAGGACGTGAATGA
- the minE gene encoding cell division topological specificity factor MinE → MSLLDFFRSRKSQNSASIAKERLQIIVAHERGNRSQPDYLPQLQKDLLEVIRKYVPIDQEQVQVELANQGSCSILELNITLPER, encoded by the coding sequence ATGAGCCTTTTAGATTTCTTCCGCAGCCGGAAGTCGCAGAACAGCGCATCCATCGCGAAAGAAAGACTCCAGATCATCGTCGCCCACGAGCGCGGCAATCGTTCACAACCGGACTACCTCCCGCAGTTGCAGAAAGACCTGCTGGAAGTGATCCGCAAATACGTGCCCATCGACCAGGAACAAGTCCAGGTCGAGCTGGCCAACCAGGGTAGCTGTTCGATCCTGGAGCTCAACATCACCCTGCCGGAGCGTTGA
- a CDS encoding RluA family pseudouridine synthase: MPLSQIQFVHEDAALLVVNKPTLLLSVPGRADDNKDCLITRLQENGYPEARIVHRLDWETSGLIVLARDADSHRELSRQFHDRETEKAYTALCWGEPGLDSGRIEAPLRYDPPTKPRHVVDFEQGRHALTFWRVMERHGNWSRVELTPITGRSHQLRVHMLSIGHPLLGDRLYAEGEALTLRDRLCLHASMLALTHPQTGERLRFESPAPF; this comes from the coding sequence ATGCCGCTTTCCCAGATCCAGTTCGTCCATGAGGACGCCGCCCTGCTGGTGGTGAACAAGCCCACCCTGCTGCTTTCCGTGCCCGGCCGCGCGGACGACAACAAGGACTGCCTGATCACCCGCCTGCAGGAGAACGGCTACCCGGAAGCGCGCATCGTCCATCGCCTGGACTGGGAAACCTCCGGCCTTATCGTGCTGGCCCGCGACGCCGACAGCCACCGCGAGCTGTCCCGCCAGTTCCACGACCGTGAAACCGAGAAGGCCTACACCGCACTGTGCTGGGGCGAGCCGGGACTGGACAGCGGCCGCATCGAAGCACCGCTGCGCTACGACCCACCGACCAAGCCGCGCCACGTGGTGGACTTCGAACAGGGCCGCCATGCACTGACCTTCTGGCGCGTCATGGAGCGCCACGGCAACTGGAGCCGCGTCGAGCTCACCCCCATCACCGGCCGTTCGCACCAGTTGCGGGTGCACATGCTGAGCATCGGCCACCCGCTGCTGGGCGACCGCCTGTACGCCGAGGGCGAAGCGCTGACCCTGCGCGACCGCCTGTGCCTGCACGCGAGCATGCTGGCCCTGACCCACCCACAGACCGGCGAGCGCCTGCGCTTCGAGTCGCCCGCGCCGTTCTGA
- a CDS encoding M18 family aminopeptidase, with product MRAELNQGLIDFLAASPTPFHATQTLARRLDEAGYQRLDERDAWRTEPGGRYYVTRNDSSLIAFKLGTAPLLESGLRLVGAHTDSPCLRVKPNPELVRNGYWQLGVEVYGGALFAPWFDRDLSLAGRVTFRLAGKVESKLIDFKAPIAVIPNLAIHLNREANMGWAINAQTELPPILAQVSAGEGRDFRDLLGEQLQLEHGITADAILDYELSFYDTQRAAVIGLDQAFIAGARLDNLLSCYAGLQALLASNDEQSGVLVCTDHEEVGSCSACGADGPFLEQVLRRVLPESDVFTRTVQRSLLVSADNAHGVHPNYADKHDANHGPKLNGGPVIKINSNQRYATNSETAGFFRHLCLENEVPVQSFVTRSDMGCGSTIGPITASQIGVRTVDIGLPTFAMHSIRELAGSQDLHYLAKVLSAFYDSADLP from the coding sequence ATGCGTGCAGAACTCAACCAGGGCCTGATCGATTTCCTCGCGGCCTCCCCCACGCCTTTCCACGCCACCCAGACCCTCGCCCGTCGCCTCGACGAGGCCGGCTACCAGCGTCTGGACGAGCGCGACGCCTGGCGCACCGAGCCCGGTGGCCGTTATTACGTCACCCGCAACGACTCCTCGCTGATCGCCTTCAAGCTCGGCACCGCCCCCTTGCTGGAGAGCGGCCTGCGCCTGGTCGGCGCGCACACCGACAGCCCTTGCCTACGCGTCAAGCCAAACCCCGAGCTGGTGCGCAACGGCTACTGGCAACTGGGCGTCGAGGTGTACGGCGGCGCGCTGTTCGCGCCCTGGTTCGACCGCGACCTGTCGCTGGCCGGCCGCGTCACCTTCCGCCTGGCCGGCAAGGTCGAGAGCAAGCTGATCGACTTCAAGGCGCCGATCGCCGTGATCCCGAACCTGGCCATCCACCTCAACCGCGAGGCCAACATGGGCTGGGCGATCAACGCGCAGACCGAACTGCCGCCGATCCTCGCCCAGGTTTCCGCCGGCGAGGGCCGCGACTTCCGCGACCTGCTCGGCGAGCAACTGCAACTGGAGCACGGCATCACCGCCGACGCCATCCTCGACTACGAGCTGAGCTTCTACGACACCCAGCGCGCCGCCGTGATCGGCCTGGACCAGGCCTTCATCGCCGGCGCCCGCCTGGACAACCTGCTGTCCTGCTACGCAGGCCTGCAAGCCCTGCTGGCCAGCAACGACGAGCAGAGTGGCGTGCTGGTCTGCACCGATCACGAAGAGGTCGGCTCCTGCTCCGCCTGTGGCGCCGACGGCCCGTTCCTCGAGCAGGTACTGCGCCGCGTTCTGCCCGAGAGCGACGTCTTCACCCGCACCGTGCAACGCTCCCTGCTGGTTTCCGCCGACAACGCCCACGGCGTGCATCCCAACTATGCCGACAAGCACGACGCCAACCACGGCCCGAAGCTCAACGGCGGCCCGGTGATCAAGATCAACAGCAACCAGCGCTACGCCACCAACAGCGAAACCGCCGGTTTCTTCCGCCACCTGTGCCTGGAAAACGAAGTGCCGGTGCAGAGCTTCGTGACCCGCAGCGACATGGGCTGCGGCTCCACCATCGGCCCGATCACCGCCAGCCAGATCGGCGTACGTACCGTGGACATCGGCCTGCCGACCTTCGCGATGCACTCCATCCGCGAGCTGGCCGGCAGCCAGGACCTGCACTACCTGGCCAAGGTCCTCAGCGCCTTCTACGACAGCGCCGACCTGCCCTGA
- a CDS encoding GFA family protein, with the protein MPFNGSCLCGDIAYQIDGLDMPIGHCHCHTCQKAHSAAFATTAGVMREHFHWTRGEDKVAAYESSPGKLRKFCPRCGTQLIAERDGQPHVIVRVASLDDDPGTRPARHIWVSHDRPWLAQEGIPAYPEWNPDR; encoded by the coding sequence ATGCCCTTCAACGGAAGCTGCCTGTGCGGCGACATCGCCTACCAGATCGATGGCCTGGACATGCCGATCGGCCATTGCCACTGCCATACCTGCCAGAAAGCGCATTCGGCAGCCTTCGCCACCACCGCCGGGGTGATGCGCGAGCACTTCCACTGGACGCGCGGCGAGGACAAGGTCGCCGCCTATGAGTCGTCACCGGGCAAGTTGCGCAAGTTCTGTCCGCGCTGCGGGACGCAACTGATCGCCGAGCGCGACGGACAACCCCACGTTATCGTTCGCGTGGCGAGCCTGGACGACGATCCGGGCACGCGGCCGGCGCGGCATATCTGGGTGTCCCACGACCGTCCCTGGTTGGCGCAGGAGGGAATTCCGGCCTACCCGGAGTGGAATCCGGATCGCTGA
- a CDS encoding UTRA domain-containing protein, which produces MRDTALPTVTAICRALIEQIDSGLLAAGGKLPAERKLSELFDTTRITLREALGQLEAQGLIYREERRGWFVSPPRLLYNPLVRSHYHAMVEGQGRVPATEVLSARQIPASAAICELLELPALSSVFQIRRLRRVDGRLVLYVEHYLNPAYFPGILDSDLTCSLTELYGSRYDIRYGRVRFDMVPTALHGEAASVLRIADGSPALRITRINRDQHGRIIDCDLEFWRHDAIHVSVEVPD; this is translated from the coding sequence ATGCGCGACACGGCGCTACCCACGGTGACGGCGATCTGCCGGGCACTGATCGAACAGATCGACAGCGGGCTGCTCGCCGCCGGCGGCAAGCTGCCGGCCGAGCGCAAGCTCAGCGAACTGTTCGATACCACGCGGATCACCTTGCGCGAGGCGCTGGGCCAACTGGAGGCCCAGGGGCTGATCTATCGCGAGGAACGCCGTGGTTGGTTCGTCTCGCCACCGCGCCTGCTCTACAACCCGTTGGTGCGCAGCCACTACCATGCGATGGTGGAAGGGCAGGGCCGGGTACCGGCCACCGAAGTGCTGTCGGCCCGGCAGATTCCCGCCAGCGCGGCGATCTGCGAGCTGCTGGAACTGCCGGCGCTGTCCAGCGTGTTCCAGATCCGCCGCCTGCGACGGGTGGACGGCCGGCTGGTGCTCTATGTCGAGCATTACCTCAACCCGGCATACTTCCCCGGCATTCTCGACAGCGATCTCACCTGCTCACTGACCGAGCTGTATGGCAGTCGCTACGACATTCGCTACGGGCGCGTGCGCTTCGACATGGTGCCCACCGCCCTGCACGGCGAGGCGGCCAGCGTGCTGCGCATCGCCGACGGCAGCCCGGCGCTGCGCATCACCCGTATCAACCGTGACCAGCACGGACGGATCATCGACTGCGACCTGGAGTTCTGGCGGCACGATGCGATCCACGTAAGCGTGGAAGTGCCGGACTAA
- a CDS encoding ABC transporter substrate-binding protein, with translation MKRLLASLLGSAIAIGSGLVMAADADLQSLEAAARKEGQVNSVGMPDSWANWKDTWKDLESKYGLKHMDTDMSSAQELAKFKAEAENASADIGDVGAAFGPIALQMDVSQPYKPSTWEQVPDWAKDKDGHWALAYTGTIAFIVNKQLVKDVPHSWADLLKGKYKVTIGDVSAAAQAVNGVLAASIANGGDEKNIKPGLEFFAQIAKQGRLSLTNPVINTLEKGEVEVGIVWDFNGLSYRDQIDPARFEVLIPSDGSVISGYTTIINKYAKNPNAAKLAREYIFSDAGQINLAKGNARPIRAEHLTLPADVQAKLLPNEQYAKAQPIKDPKAWEETSKRLPRMWQENVIINMQ, from the coding sequence ATGAAACGCTTGCTTGCTTCACTGCTGGGATCGGCCATCGCCATCGGCAGTGGCCTCGTCATGGCGGCCGACGCCGATCTGCAATCGCTGGAAGCCGCCGCCCGCAAGGAAGGCCAGGTGAACAGCGTGGGCATGCCCGACAGCTGGGCGAACTGGAAGGACACCTGGAAGGACCTGGAAAGCAAGTACGGTCTCAAGCACATGGACACCGACATGAGCTCGGCTCAGGAACTGGCCAAGTTCAAGGCCGAAGCCGAGAACGCCAGCGCCGACATCGGCGACGTCGGCGCCGCCTTCGGGCCCATCGCCCTGCAGATGGACGTCAGCCAACCCTACAAGCCCAGCACCTGGGAGCAGGTCCCGGACTGGGCCAAGGACAAGGACGGCCACTGGGCGCTGGCCTACACCGGCACCATCGCCTTCATCGTCAACAAGCAGTTGGTCAAGGACGTGCCGCACAGCTGGGCCGACCTGCTCAAGGGCAAGTACAAGGTCACCATCGGTGACGTCAGCGCCGCGGCCCAGGCGGTCAACGGCGTGCTGGCGGCGAGCATCGCCAACGGCGGCGACGAGAAGAACATCAAGCCGGGCCTGGAGTTCTTCGCCCAGATTGCCAAGCAGGGCCGCCTGTCGCTGACCAACCCGGTGATCAACACCCTGGAGAAGGGTGAAGTGGAAGTCGGCATCGTCTGGGACTTCAACGGCCTGAGCTACCGCGACCAGATCGACCCGGCGCGCTTCGAGGTACTGATCCCCTCCGATGGTTCGGTGATCTCCGGCTACACCACCATCATCAACAAGTACGCGAAGAACCCGAACGCCGCCAAGCTTGCCCGCGAGTACATCTTCAGCGACGCCGGGCAGATCAACCTGGCCAAGGGCAATGCCCGTCCGATCCGCGCCGAGCACCTGACCCTGCCGGCCGACGTGCAGGCCAAGCTGCTGCCCAACGAGCAGTACGCCAAGGCCCAGCCGATCAAGGACCCCAAGGCCTGGGAAGAGACCTCCAAGCGTCTGCCGCGCATGTGGCAGGAAAACGTCATCATCAACATGCAGTGA
- a CDS encoding alkaline phosphatase family protein, which yields MRHDVILVVLDGLNYSVAHDCMGHLQALCNAGRGQLYRLECELPSLSRPLYECILTGVRPIDSGILHNDVSRLSNQRSLFHYARDAGLSTAAAAYHWVSELYNRTPFDPARDRHTDDESLPIQHGHFYWTDHYPDSHLFTDAESLRRRHAPNCLLVHPMNIDDAGHKHGLGTPQYRNSARHVDIILSEYLHQWLAAGYQVMVTADHGMNDDRSHGGILPEEREVPLFVFGEAFSLDDQARPHQIELCGTLCEILGAAHDKPVCRELLKA from the coding sequence ATGCGCCACGACGTCATCCTGGTCGTCCTCGACGGCCTCAACTACAGCGTCGCCCACGACTGCATGGGCCACCTGCAAGCCCTGTGCAACGCCGGCCGCGGCCAGTTGTACCGGCTCGAATGCGAGCTGCCCTCGCTGTCGCGCCCACTCTATGAATGCATCCTCACCGGCGTACGCCCCATCGACAGCGGCATCCTGCACAACGATGTGTCGCGCCTGTCGAACCAGCGCAGCCTGTTCCACTACGCCCGCGATGCCGGCCTGAGCACCGCTGCGGCGGCCTATCACTGGGTCAGCGAGCTGTACAACCGCACGCCGTTCGACCCGGCGCGCGACCGCCATACCGACGACGAATCCCTGCCGATCCAGCACGGCCACTTCTACTGGACCGACCACTACCCCGACTCGCACCTGTTCACCGACGCCGAGTCGCTGCGCCGCCGGCACGCGCCGAACTGCCTGCTGGTGCACCCGATGAACATCGACGACGCCGGCCACAAGCACGGCCTGGGCACGCCGCAGTACCGCAACAGCGCGCGGCACGTCGACATCATCCTCTCCGAATACCTGCACCAGTGGCTGGCCGCCGGCTACCAGGTGATGGTCACCGCCGACCACGGCATGAACGACGACCGCAGCCACGGCGGCATCCTCCCCGAGGAGCGCGAAGTGCCGCTGTTCGTCTTCGGCGAGGCGTTCAGCCTCGATGACCAGGCGCGCCCGCACCAGATCGAACTCTGCGGCACGCTGTGCGAAATCCTCGGCGCCGCCCACGACAAACCGGTCTGCCGGGAGTTGCTCAAGGCATGA
- a CDS encoding ABC transporter permease, whose protein sequence is MRSNTGKLFALLCLLPFALFFFAFQLAPLLWVMINSVRTGDGWGLGNFSEIFGSPFYLQAIRYSLEISVWSSLIGLAIAILGSYSLRQVDSKLRDFVMAFANMTSNFAGVPLAFAFIIILGFNGAITLLLKQAGIIEDFNLYSKTGLIILYTYFQIPLGVMLLYPAFDALREDWRESAALLGASQWAFWRHIGIPVLTPALLGTFVILLANALGAYATVYSLTTGNFNVVPIRIAGLVSGDVFLDPNMASALAMVLVGLMSIITLAHQWLLRRSYHVEKR, encoded by the coding sequence ATGAGATCGAACACCGGAAAACTCTTCGCCCTGCTCTGCCTGCTGCCCTTCGCGCTGTTCTTCTTCGCCTTCCAGCTCGCGCCACTGCTGTGGGTGATGATCAACAGCGTGCGCACCGGCGATGGCTGGGGCCTGGGCAACTTCAGCGAAATCTTCGGCTCGCCGTTCTACCTGCAGGCGATCCGCTATAGCCTGGAGATTTCTGTCTGGTCGAGCCTGATCGGGCTGGCCATCGCCATACTCGGCAGCTACTCGCTGCGCCAGGTGGACAGCAAGCTGCGCGACTTCGTGATGGCCTTCGCCAACATGACCAGCAACTTCGCCGGTGTGCCGCTGGCCTTCGCCTTCATCATCATCCTGGGCTTCAACGGTGCCATCACGCTGCTGCTGAAACAGGCGGGGATCATCGAGGACTTCAACCTCTACTCGAAGACCGGCCTGATCATCCTCTACACCTACTTCCAGATTCCCCTGGGGGTGATGCTGCTCTACCCGGCCTTCGACGCCCTGCGCGAAGACTGGCGCGAGTCCGCCGCGCTGCTGGGCGCCAGCCAGTGGGCGTTCTGGCGCCACATCGGCATCCCGGTGCTGACGCCTGCGCTGCTGGGCACCTTCGTCATCCTGCTGGCCAACGCGCTGGGCGCCTACGCCACGGTCTACTCGCTGACCACCGGCAACTTCAACGTGGTGCCGATCCGCATCGCCGGGCTGGTCTCGGGCGACGTGTTCCTCGACCCGAACATGGCCAGTGCGCTGGCGATGGTGCTGGTCGGGCTGATGAGCATCATTACCCTGGCCCACCAGTGGCTGCTGCGCCGGAGCTACCATGTCGAGAAACGCTAG
- a CDS encoding ABC transporter permease, which translates to MSRNASPLYHRVVVYALFLILLVPLAATLLYSLATSWSASVLPDGLTLKWFLTLWSDPRFLVAFGQSLLVCFGSLVLSVVLVLPLMFVVHYYFPRLDALMNVLILLPFAVPPVVSSVGLLQLYAAGPLPLIGTPWVLIGCYFTIALPFMYRAISNNLQAINLHDLMDAAHLLGASTWQAALLVVLPNLRKGLMVALFLSFSFLIGEFVFANLLVGTRYETLQVFLNNMRNSSGHYTSAVVVSYFLFVLLLTWAANRLSKDKT; encoded by the coding sequence ATGTCGAGAAACGCTAGTCCGCTGTACCACCGAGTGGTGGTCTATGCGCTGTTCCTGATCCTGCTGGTGCCGCTGGCCGCCACCCTGCTCTACTCGCTGGCCACCTCGTGGAGCGCCAGCGTGCTGCCGGACGGGCTGACCCTGAAGTGGTTCCTGACCCTGTGGAGCGACCCGCGCTTCCTCGTCGCCTTCGGCCAGTCGCTGCTGGTGTGCTTCGGCTCGCTGGTGCTCAGCGTGGTGCTGGTGCTGCCGCTGATGTTCGTCGTGCACTACTACTTCCCGCGCCTGGACGCGCTGATGAACGTGCTGATCCTGCTGCCCTTCGCGGTGCCGCCGGTGGTGTCGTCGGTCGGCCTGCTGCAACTCTACGCGGCCGGCCCGCTGCCGCTGATCGGCACGCCCTGGGTGCTGATCGGCTGCTACTTCACCATCGCCCTGCCGTTCATGTACCGGGCGATCAGCAACAACCTGCAGGCGATCAACCTGCACGACCTGATGGACGCCGCCCACCTGCTCGGCGCCAGCACCTGGCAGGCCGCCCTGCTGGTGGTGCTGCCGAACCTGCGCAAGGGCCTGATGGTGGCGTTGTTCCTGTCCTTCAGCTTCCTCATCGGCGAGTTCGTCTTCGCCAACCTGCTGGTGGGCACCCGCTACGAGACGCTGCAAGTGTTCCTCAACAACATGCGCAACAGCAGCGGCCACTACACCAGCGCGGTGGTGGTTTCCTACTTCCTCTTCGTCCTGCTGCTCACCTGGGCGGCAAACCGTTTAAGCAAGGACAAGACATGA
- a CDS encoding ABC transporter ATP-binding protein, whose translation MSFLSVETLNKSYGSTTIFQDIDFAAERGEFVTLLGPSGCGKSTLLRCIAGLTPVDSGRIFLDGEDIVPRSPQKRGIAMVFQSYALFPNMTVEQNVAFGLRMQKVPAAESAQRVRDVLEMVELGPLNSRYPHQLSGGQCQRVALARSLVTRPRLLLLDEPLSALDARIRKHLREQIRGIQQELKLTTVFVTHDQEEALTLSDRIVLMNAGRIVQSGDAETLYTAPENAFAAGFIGNYNLLDAAQATRLLERPFRQQVAIRPESLRLSVEPGEGIPVRVLSHSLLGNVIRYRVDAAGVELTVDVLNRSAERLYPAGTALGLQIDIESIREVA comes from the coding sequence ATGAGCTTCCTCAGCGTCGAGACACTGAACAAGAGCTACGGCAGCACCACGATATTCCAGGACATCGACTTCGCCGCCGAACGCGGCGAGTTCGTCACCCTGCTCGGCCCCAGCGGCTGCGGCAAATCCACCCTGCTGCGCTGCATCGCCGGCCTGACCCCGGTGGACAGCGGGCGCATTTTTCTCGACGGCGAGGACATCGTGCCCAGGAGTCCGCAGAAGCGCGGCATTGCGATGGTGTTCCAGAGTTATGCACTGTTCCCCAACATGACCGTGGAGCAGAACGTCGCCTTCGGCCTGCGCATGCAGAAGGTGCCGGCGGCGGAATCCGCCCAGCGGGTGCGCGATGTACTGGAGATGGTCGAACTGGGCCCACTGAACTCGCGCTACCCGCACCAGCTCTCCGGCGGCCAGTGCCAGCGCGTCGCCCTGGCCCGCTCGCTGGTCACCCGCCCGCGCCTGCTGCTGCTCGATGAGCCGCTGTCGGCGCTGGACGCGCGCATCCGCAAGCACCTGCGCGAGCAGATTCGGGGCATCCAGCAGGAGCTGAAACTGACCACGGTGTTCGTCACTCACGACCAGGAGGAAGCGCTGACGCTGTCCGACCGCATCGTGCTGATGAACGCCGGGCGCATCGTCCAGAGCGGCGACGCGGAAACGCTCTACACCGCGCCGGAAAACGCCTTTGCCGCCGGCTTCATCGGCAACTACAACCTGCTCGACGCCGCCCAGGCGACCCGCCTGCTGGAGCGGCCGTTCCGCCAGCAGGTGGCGATCCGTCCGGAGTCCCTGCGCCTGAGCGTGGAGCCGGGCGAAGGCATCCCGGTTCGGGTACTCTCCCACAGCCTGCTGGGCAACGTGATCCGCTACCGGGTCGACGCCGCCGGTGTGGAACTCACCGTCGACGTGCTCAACCGCAGCGCCGAGCGCCTGTACCCGGCCGGCACCGCGCTCGGCCTGCAAATCGATATTGAAAGCATTCGGGAGGTGGCCTGA